From a region of the Malania oleifera isolate guangnan ecotype guangnan chromosome 12, ASM2987363v1, whole genome shotgun sequence genome:
- the LOC131144318 gene encoding uncharacterized protein LOC131144318, producing MRQFTGGKELLRPAVTRFATAFITLRSIHLQKNNLRKMFTSEDWNTTKWAKEAAGKRAATIVLMPTFWSTIVYALKLTGPLVRVLRLVDGEKKPAMGYIYEAMDRAKEAIAKAFGEREDKFKEAFEIIDTRWGCQLHQPLHAAAHYLNPEFFYSNPNILQDEEIMTGLYKCVGRLVPTIEMQDKVSNELEKYNAASGVFGISLAVRQRKTKAPAQWWMAYRSTTPNLQKFAVKILSLTCSATGCETNWSIFQHLHSKRRNRLSQQRLNDLVFVKYNRTLRRRYDKRDTIDPILLKDIDDSNEWLIGRMDGDSDEDDELVFEDDNLTWDSVARAAGLNNPPHHTRSRISTNMPSSSKGRGRASSSSATTARGRTTMLELVDEDEIQVDSVEETEEEKDVGENSSNDEEEDDDIFTDLVDDE from the exons atgagacaattcactggaggaaaggagttgctaagacctgcagttacaagatttgcaactgccttcatcactcttcgttcaatccatcttcaaaagaataacttgaggaagatgtttacttctgaagattggaatactactaaatgggcaaaggaggcggctggcaaaagagcagctactattgttttgatgcctactttttggagtaccatcgtctatgctcttaagttaacaggtccacttgttcgtgtactccgtttggttgatggggaaaagaagcctgcaatgggatatatttatgaagcaatggatagggctaaggaagccatagctaaggcttttggtgagagagaggataaattcaaggaggcatttgaaattattgatacgaggtggggatgccaactccatcaaccgttgcatgcagctgcacactacttgaatccagaatttttctattcaaaccccaacattttgcaagatgaagaaattatgacGGGTTTGTACAAATGTGTTGGAAGGTTAGTGCCAACtattgaaatgcaagataaagtttcaaatgagttggaaaaatacaatgccgctagtggcgtctttggaattagtttggcagtgagacaaaggaagacaaaagcaccag cgcaatggtggatggcatatagatcaacaactccaaacttgcaaaagtttgctgtgaaaatTCTTAGCCTCACGTGTAGTGCTACCGGATGCGAAAcaaattggagcatattccaacat cttcatagcaaaaggagaaataggctatcccagcaacgcttgaatgatttggtatttgtgaaatataatcgaacttTGAGGCGTCGATACGACAaacgtgacaccattgatcccatcctcctgaaggacattgatgatagtaatgagtggttgattggtaggatggatggtgattctgatgaggatgatgaacttgtgtttgaagatgataatttgacttgggattctgttgctagagctgctggactaaataaccccccgcatcacactagatcaagaataagtacaaatATGCCATCATCGTCTAAAGGAAGAGGAAGGGCTTCATCTAGTAGTGCAACCACTGCTAGGGGTcggaccacaatgttggaacttgtagatgaggatgaaatccaagtggatagtgtagaggagacggaagaggaaaaagatgttggagaaaacagttctaatgatgaagaggaagatgatgatatcttcaccgacctagttgatgatgagtga